The nucleotide sequence GGACGGATGTGAGTAATGGTTTAATCTGGGTAAACCTCTGTCTCTGTGGCAGTTTTGTAAGGAGTCTTATAGAGTCAataactgtgtgtatatatatatatatctctctttgTGATGTACTTGTTCCTGTATGATGAGATTTTGTGTTCTTACAGAGGATAAATCTGTGCTGCAAAACCTTAAGAGAATCCTGGGGAAGGTGCAGGAAATGAGAGATCAGCGTCTTACACTGGAGCAGCAGCTGCGCGACGCTATACAAAGGGACGATATCACCACCTCCCTGGTCACAACTGATCGCTCAGAAATGAAGGTGATTACGCCGAAATTACAAAATAAAttcatcctgatcttcctggtTAATGAATAGAATACCAGAATTAAAGTGAAGCCTGACACACAGACCTAGTGAGGAAGAGTCAACAGGGCAAATGTAACGCTGTATAACAATGTaactttaggccgggttcccacgggtcggatacgttgcgtaaaaaTCACTCCACGTATCCGACCGTAACCTTAAGCGTGTTCTGtcagaaaaatcgcaccacattgcgtTACGGTTTTTCAAAGATGTTTTCTGCTGCCGAAAAAATGGCtgatacttaccccctccgtctTCCCTGCGCGTTGTCCGGACTCCTATGATGACGTTACAGGCCATGTGAcgatgcagcctttgattggctgcagtggtcacatgggatcaaacctcatcccaggaggctggactgcaggaaggagggtgttctgggtaagtatgcttTTTCTTTCAGAGTTGCGATTCCTGTATCGTAATTGctgtgattacgccgcaaaagtcgcaacacttggccttCGGttacgggttttgcatccccgttgaattcaatgggaaaaacccgtaacagaaaagcaacgaaaacgcggCATGtctgatttaaattccgcaccgcgggTCCATtaacgttgcgtttttttgcgtagcGCGGGCCCGAGATTTTcttcatctcatccactttgctgctactgtaaatgctgcggaattttcgcacagaattcagttccagaaattctgcagcgtgggACCCCGGCCTGATGGGTCTGTGTAAAGTCGGGGGTCCGGTCCTACGGGTGCTGCAGGGGCGACAATTACTGGTGACTAAGATCACGCAGAATGTGGCAGGAACGTACAGATTATTCCGCGGGTGACTGACCCTGCCGCTTCTTCCCCCAGAAACTGTTTGGTGAGCAGCTGAAGAAGTACGACCAGCTGAAGGTTTACATCGATCAGAACCTGTCCGCCCAGGAGAACATCCTGAAGGCTCTGACCGACGCCAACGTCAAGTACGCTCCGATAAGGAAGGTCCTCGCAGAGTCCGAGCAGAAGTGAGATTCTCCCGATcgcctttttataaataaaacgtTGTCACTTTTACTTTTTGTGTCCGTTTTGTAACAGTTTCCGGTTCTCTAAATGCatcctgcagtgtaaagaatggaggttGTCATGGCTACGTGCGGGTAGTGAAGTGTAGCAAGCGTGCTGAGAGTATTCTCCATAATACACTAAATGTAGTGCAGCAAAAACCTCTAGACATGACCCTGGAAGTAGCCATAGCAACCTAAATGAAGCctccatactttacactgcaggctgcatTCGGAGAAATGGAAACCGGTTCTATTGTGACATGTTTATGTTTCAAAACGAAACcgtttagacccccggctgtgcaTTGCCCCCCATTATTTTGCTCCTTTCATCTTTTAGGTGGAGCCACACCGTGCAGACCCTGATCACCTCCTACGAGGCTTATGAGGACCTAATGAAGAAGTGCCAGGAGGGAAGGGACTTTTACGCAGACTTGGAAGGCAAAGTTGGCAAGCTCCTAGAGAAAGCACGGGCAGCGTACGAGGCCTCCCAGGCCGGCCGCCTGCAGATCCTGGAACGGTAATTGTGTCCGTTTTTGCGTTTCGCTGCACATTCATCGTATGCCGCGTTGTCTTGTGTGTGTCTTATTGTCTCCGTGTCGCCATCTTAATAGGGAAATGAAGAAGAAGCCGCCGCCTCGTCCCACGGCCCCGAAGCCGGCGCTGGAGAAGAAGGTCTCGGACCTGGACCTGGAGAACGTTCCCGCCTCTGACCTCGCGGACTTGCATCCGTTCTCCTCCCTCTTCCTGTGCGATCTCCCAGAAGAGCTGAGAAGTTTACCTCCCGAAGCCCTCGTGGCACATTTCGATCGCTTGACTGCAGATGCCATGGGTGTATTTCCGGTGGATCCTGCCTATAGTGGCATAAGAATGCCTGGCACAGATGCTTACAGGGCTGGGAGAATGGCTACTGCCCCTATGCCAGACCCACTAGCCGTGCCTTACAGCCGGGCGCCATTTAATGCATTGCCTGGGCAAATGCCCCATATGGCTGCGGGTGCTGTTCCCGGGCGCGCCTTCCCTCCATTTTCTTATGGCAACGTTCCTCCCGTCAGCTCCGGCACAGCCGGCCCTCCACAGTTGATGCATCCATCTATTAGACAACCCAGCGGTCACGTGCCGTCATCTTCTCCAAATGTATATTCCGCAGGAGGAGGACCAACCGTTCAACCAAGTCCAGCATCTGCACCGATGGCACCGGGCTACATGAGGACGTCACCGCAGCACATGCCTCTGCCCGCTCCTGGTGCGGCTCCTAATCCGTTTCAGCCACATTCTGCAGTTGGCTTTGGCATGGGACAAGCCGCGTCTACATCAGTTGTGTCTGGCCCTATGAACCAGTGCGTCTCGTCTCCAAATCCAACGCTGGCAAATAATATGCGGCCTCCGGCTACGCACGGCATTCGTCCAGCGACAACCACAGTGGACAGTATTCAAGGGCCCATTTCAAGCTACGCTGCACCTAGAATGCCTGGTCAAGTTCCTACTGGGACCCAACTCAACAACCAGCCCCTGCCACCCTGCCGACCCCAGGGCGGCTATATGGGAGCCCATGTGCATCCAGCAATGGGCCAGAGCCATCACTTCCACTACTCTCAAGGTGCGATTCCGAATTATGTTCAGCCCCCTCCACATTTACCACATGGGCAGCCAAACCAAATGTTTCACATGCCTGGGCAGCACCAACCTAGAATGGACGTGCCACCCCAGCTTCATCCTGGACAATCACCATATGCCACTCCTGTGCAGCATCAGTTCACCCCTCAGATGAGAGCTCCCCTTCATCCACAGCAGCCCGCTATTTACCAACAGGGGCAGGCGGCTCGTATGCCCCTTGTGAACCCTGTGATGCCACAACAGCAATATCCACAGTTTGCGGTGCAGCCCCAACATCCCGCGGTGCCGCCGCCTCACCTTATGCCACAGCGGTATCCACTTTCTCATCAGGATAAACAAGTCCAACAACCTATTCATACAACGTTTCCTGGTGCCATACCAAGAGCAGCTCCTCAGCCGGTTCAGACTGTGCCCCTGCCCATGAGCCAACCATCTCAGATTCTCCCCCATTCTGCGGTTCCAGGAATGCACAACGTACCTCCTGGATCCACCTCCCAGGTCTCGTCGGCCATGCCTTTTGTCCCCCCTGCAAGACACCCCATTCCTCCCAACAGCATAGTGAGTTCCGTGCCTCCTGGACCCCAGATGCCAATGGGTGCCCCTCAGGCCCCGCCCCTTGCCCACCATGTACAGCCTCCTGGCAGCCCAGCACTCAGTCAGCTTCCAGGTGGCGCCATTGTCTCCGGAGCTCCGGCCATTCCCTCTCCAGTACCCTCTCCTCAGCCATCTCTGGTTGTGCAACCGCCGGCAGTTCTGCCCTCCACCGCATCTACCTCTACAGCTCCGAGACCACCGCCTTCATTGACGCCCGGGGCGAGCCAAACCTCTACTGAACCAGGCTTTCACCGACAGGGTTCCACTACGGATGACCTTCTGTCGTCTAGTCCCGAGAGCCAACATGGAGGCTCCAAAACATCCGTGGGACAGCCACTCCTGCAGCCCACCAAAGCGGATTCTAAAGATGGCCTCAAGCCTAAGGGCATTCAGCTCATCGAGAACGATCCGTATGAGAAGCCGGAGCACGTCATGCGGCTCCTGTCTGAGCTCGATCGCTTTAGACTCGTGGTGGCGGCGCTTGACAAACCAGTGCCTGGCGCGGCCACCCAACTGGATTCTATGTGGAAGGAGTTCCAAGATGCCCAAGAGAAGGAAGCGAGAAACCTGTCTATCGCCATCGCCCGCTGTTATACCATGAAGAACCGGCACCAGGACATCATGCCCTTTGACAAGAACCGCATCGTCTTACAGTCCGGGAAGGACGATTACATTAATGCCAGTAAGATTGAAGACCTCTCGCCTTACTGCCCGACCATCATAGTGACTCAGGCTCCGCTGGCGGGAACCGCCTCCGACTTCTGGCTGATGATTTACGAGCAGAAGGTCTCCCTGATTGTCATGCTGGTGTCTGACCTGGAGATACAGAAGGTGAGTACCTAGGACAATGGGGTCCCTGATCAGATCGCCCCCTTTCTTTACCCGTAGAAAAGGTTGACTGTTACTGTGACGCACAAGAGGAAAAACGCAGCCTGCCTTATAGTGAAGCTCCACCTCTGATTTAAAGGgggtctccgctttggacaatccctacttgttagtctCTTGACAATAACCTGGTTACACATTATCCTcctgctggaacccccagtgatcggctgtgatctgtggggaaacctggcagtaagtgtttagtttccctgcagcgccaccacaggagaaatgaagtattacagtgtccattcatatcgatgtgttgtctgtgtaatacagaacAGGAcggatcctccagagagagagggaGACGCTCTATgtgaccgctctccactctgaccgagagatgagggtcctgaacaaggGACCCCCCCTCCtccgaattccctaatagggggtATGACAATAGGTTTtataaactggacaatccctttaattgggCTCCACTGTCCGCAAATGATATCTCCAGCGTCTCTAATACGTCTTCATTGCCTGTTGTGTATGTAGTTACTCTGCTTGGTGGGATCAGGGCTGTCTCCTCTGTTGGTGTGGAAACAGTCAACAGGAAGGTTAGCTGCTGTTGACGGATCCATCTATACTTCTACATTATTATTTCGTTTAATTTGCTTACTGATGTGTAAATGGGCTGAGGTGCAGGAATTATAACATGGCTTTTCTGATTCTATAATTGTATTTACTCGCCCTGATCTTGTGCCGCTCTCACGTGTGCCGGGtgcgttacagtgtatcagtgctcCTTATTGTGACGAGCCCATCACCTGTGTGAGTTGGACATGGTCAGGATGGGTTTATTCAGGACGTTTCCATTCACGGACCACTTTGCTGGTATTTTTGCGGTTGCGTAAAATCGCTGGGACGCATATTCATTATACGCCGTATCGGGTGACCTCGCGCTGCGATCCGTCATGATTGCGTTCGTGAAATAATCGGTAGCGGTTTATGGCTATGGAGTCTTGGCCTAAGCTGTTCATGAGCCATTCACACCCACGTCCTACTCAGAACTGGGCACCCCTGTAACATTCGCCTGCTTGCTGACGGTGTCCCGGTCGCATTTGATGACCGCACAGCCGATGTTCTGCAGAGGTGGAGCTTCACTCCAATCTTTATGGTTTCTTACCAGTCTTCAGACCGGAGCACGTGTGCTGTATTGTAATATTGGGGGGAGGGGAGACGTAGCGTGCGTCGCAGGGGTCTGTGTATGATCtcggtttgttttttgtttttttttactcatcATCTCCTTCTAGCAAAAAGTAGTGCGATACTTCCCTACGGAGCGCGGGCAGCCGGTGCTTCATGGACATATCACGCTGACCCTGACCAGCCACAAGGTGGCGGACACGCACGTGGAGCGGGTGATGTCTCTTCAGTACAAGGACCAAAGCCTGAAACGTTCCATCATCCACCTGCAGTTTACATCCTGGCCTGAGCTGTGAGTACAGACGAGGAGGGGCACGCGAGGAGGGCGAGGTGACGAGGAGGGCGACGCAAGGTGACGAGGGGGGCGAGGTGACGAGGAGGGCGTAACTAGAGGCGTCCGGCCGGGTCCATGCGCTGCGGATATGGGAAATGCCACAATGCGTTTGAATGAGGTCTCCAAAATCCATCAACCCCCTTGGTCCCTTGGTACTCCTTGTATATGTACGGATCACCTCCCTGAAGGGTCCGTGACATACACAGGAGGACTGCACGGGCACAGAAACTGCCCACGCAATCATCAGTGGTCGCCCGCCAGGCTCTCTGTAACCGCCGGGATCCCAGAAACCTCTGCCAAcaggcatttaaccccttagatgctgcattcaatagcgactgtggcattgATTAGCtatagagaggggggggggctcgACACGATCGCAGGTCCCGATGGATTACCATGGTCTGTCAGTGCAGCGACCTATAGAATAAAGACAACATGTTATTTATaatgaacttttttttcttttttttttttttaaaataaacgataaatatgtaccccaaattggggCCGATAAataactcgccccgcaaaaaatctcCCTCGTGCAGCTGCGCCAACAAGAAAGTACGAAACGCGTGGCCCTCGGACCGCGGTGATtaacaaatggaaaaaaaacgctATCGGGTTAACCTAAAATTCtggctcgggggggggggggtcccatctCCGTCATGGATTTCGCATAGAAATTTGCAGATTTTGACCAATTCAATGATTTATAGGGAAGTCGGTGGCTGCGGGAGGGGAAGACGTGACAATCTCTGTATCACAGGGGGCTGCGGGAGGGGAAGACGTGACGATCTCTGTATCACAGGGGGCTGCGGGAGGGTGAGACGTGACGATCTCTGTATTACGGGGGGCTGCGGGAGGGGAAGACGTGACAATCTCTGTATCACAGGGGGCTGCGGGAGGGGAAGACGTGACGATCTCTGTATTACGGGGGGCTGCGGGAGGGTGAGACGTGACGATCTCTGTATTACGGGGGGCTGCGGGAGGGGAAGACGTGACGATCTCTGTATTACAGGGGGCTGCGGGAGGGGAAGACGTGACGATCTCTGTATTACAGGGGGCTGCGGGAGGGGAAGACGTGACGGTCTCTGTATTACAGGGGGCTGCGGGAGGGTAAGACGTGACGATCTCTGTATTACGGGGGGCTGCGGGAGGGGAAGACGTGACGGTCTCTGTATTACAGGGGGCTGCGGGAGGGTAAGACGTGACGATCTCTGTATTACAGGGGGCTGCGGGAGGGGAAGACGTGACGATCTCTGTATTACGGGGGGCTGCGGGAGGGGAAGACGTGACGGTCTCTGTATTACAGGGGGCTGCGGGAGGCTAAGACGTGACGATCTCTGTATCACAGGGGGCTGCGGGAGGGTGAGACGTGACGATCTCTGTATTACAGGGGGCTGCGGGAGGGGAAGACGTGACAATCTCTGTATCACAGGGGGCTGCGGGAGGGGAAGACGTGACGATCTCTGTATCACAGGGGGCTGCGGGAGGGTGAGACGTGACGATCTCTGTATTACGGGGGGCTGCGGGAGGGGAAGACGTGACAATCTCTGTATCACAGGGGGCTGCGGGAGGGGAAGACGTGACGATCTCTGTATCACAGGGGGCTGCGGGAGGGTGAGACGTGACGATCTCTGTATTACGGGGGGCTGCGGGAGGGGAAGACGTGACAATCTCTGTATCACAGGGGGCTGCGGGAGGGGAAGACGTGACGATCTCTGTATCACAGGGGGCTGCGGGAGGGTGAGACGTGACGATCTCTGTATTACGGGGGGCTGCGGGAGGGGAAGACGTGACGATCTCTGTATTACAGGGGGCTGCGGGAGGGGAAGACGTGACGATCTCTGTATTACAGGGGGCTGCGGGAGGGGAAGACGTGACGGTCTCTGTATTACAGGGGGCTGCGGGAGGGTAAGACGTGACGATCTCTGTATTACGGGGGGCTGCGGGAGGGGAAGACGTGACGGTCTCTGTATTACAGGGGGCTGCGGGAGGGTAAGACGTGACGATCTCTGTATTACAGGGGGCTGCGGGAGGGGAAGACGTGACGATCTCTGTATTACGGGGGGCTGCGGGAGGGGAAGACGTGACGGTCTCTGTATTACAGGGGGCTGCGGGAGGGTAAGACGTGACGATCTCTGTATCACAGGGGGCTGCGGGAGGGTGAGACGTGACGATCTCTGTATTACAGGGAGCTGCGGGAGGGGAAGACGTGACGATCTCTGTATTACGGGGGGCTGCCGGAGGGTAAGACGTGACGATCTCTGTATTACGGGGGGCTGCGGGAGGGTAAGACGTGACGATCTCTGTATTACAGGGGGCTGCCGGAGGGTAAGACGTGACGATCTCCGTATTACAGGGGGCTGCGGGAGGGGAAGACGTGACGATCTCTGTATTACAGGGGGCTGCGGGAGGGGAAGACGTGACGATCTCTGTATTACAGGGGGCTGCGGGAGGGTAAGACGTGACGATCTCCGTATTACAGGGGGCTGCGGGAGGGGAAGACGTGACGATCTCTGTATTACAGGGGGCTGCGGGAGGGGAAGACGTGACGATCTCTGTATTACAGGGGGCTGCGGGAGGGGAAGACGTGACGGTCTCTGTATTACAGGGGGCTGCGGGAGGGTAAGACGTGACGATCTCTGTATTACGGGGGGCTGCGGGAGGGGAAGACGTGACGGTCTCTGTATTACAGGGGGCTGCGGGAGGGTAAGACGTGACGATCTCTGTATTACAGGGGGCTGCGGGAGGGGAAGACGTGACGATCTCTGTATTACGGGGGGCTGCGGGAGGGGAAGACGTGACGGTCTCTGTATTACAGGGGGCTGCGGGAGGGTAAGACGTGACGATCTCTGTATCACAGGGGGCTGCGGGAGGGTGAGACGTGACGATCTCTGTATTACAGGGGGCTGCGGGAGGGGAAGACGTGACGATCTCTGTATTACGGGGGGCTGCCGGAGGGTAAGACGTGACGATCTCTGTATTACGGGGGGCTGCGGGAGGGTAAGACGTGACGATCTCTGTATTACAGGGGGCTGCCGGAGGGTAAGACGTGACGATCTCCGTATTACAGGGGGCTGCGGGAGGGGAAGACGTGACGATCTCTGTATTACAGGGGGCTGCGGGAGGGTAAGACGTGACGATCTCCGTATTACAGGGGGCTGCGGGAGGGGAAGACGTGACGATCTCTGTATTACAGGGGGCTGCGGGAGGGTAAGACGTGACGATCTCTGTATTACAGGGGGCTGCGGGAGGGTAAGACGTGACGATCTCTGTATTACAGggggctgccggacagtaaggggAACCTGCTGTGGTTTATCCAGGACGTCCATAAACACTACTTACACCATCGGCCGCTGCACATGCCCATCGTCGTGCACTGCAGGTCAGTAACCTCTTATGACATCATCGCTCTCTCCTTCCACGTAGAGCCGTAAAATCCTGACAATCACAAGCTCCGCACCATTGGACGTACTTCCCTCCTCCTCAGTGATTGGTCGGGGTGGTCTTCATCTCCTGGGCCCCAAAGTGCAGAAGCTGATGGCAGATATTGATGATGACGTCACGTCTCTGCCATTAATTTCTGCACCGGCGCTCTGTAACCCCGGATGTTGAGCCTCCGCTGAGCCCCCCCAATCGCTGGACTAATAGTTAATACGGGGTCCGGCTTGTTGGATTGTCTGCGATTCTGGTTGTGTATTAAGTCGTGCAGCGGTTTTGTAGTCTTTAACCCTCTGTGTGATCGGCTGCAGTTCCGGCGTGGGGCGGACCGGAGCTTTCTGCCTTCTGTACGCGGCCGTGCAAGAAGTGGAGGCCGGCAATGGTATCCCGGAGCTGGCGGAGCTGGTGAAGAAGATGAGGCAGCAGAGGAAGCACATGCTGCATGAGAAGGTAGGAGATGCGTCTGTGTCATGTGCGGAGCGGCCGCCACTTCTCTTGTAATTCTGTCCTCCGCTCGTGTAGATCCATCTGAAGTTCTGCTATGAGGCGGTTCTGAAGCACGCGGAGCAGGTTCTACAGAGACACGGCTTCTACACCCCCTCGTCCAGCAAGACGCAGCCCAGCGCCGCACAAAAGGCGAGTATCGGGGGGAGAGTTCTAGAACCGCGCTGAGGTCTGATCAGCGACTCCACTGCATGGTCTGCGGCgatggtctccgttcacactgcGTTTAGCCCTCCGTTTAACGTGTACGTCGTAAAAGCGCCCAGCGCATACATTAAACCTGTACGCAGGGCTTCATCATACCGGCCAAGACCAAAACCgtgctcttttggcctctgtcgggcggTCTATgtcgggtatatatatatatttttgggctGGATAGAATAACGCAGGTGACTTTACACTCCTATCTAGAAGAAAATGTATACATTAACCATATGCGTTACTGTTTTAACATGGTAGCCATGGGTGACGGGtaacacagcatggcgtatgtcaTACATCGGGAAGCTCCGgagatgtaactgtccatatattctCACTCGAGCTTCTCCGCGCAGTAAAATGGAGTCTGAATTGGCCCCCTGTTCGCCAACTATCCCCCCATTAAAGGCAACACTTTCAAAGCAGCCGCTTTCTCCGCTTGGGAAATCATCATCTCTGGGGCTTCCCTGGGGACCCTGTGGACTTATATGGACTGTTACATCACAGGGGCTCCTCAGGGTAACTCCAGTGACGTAGCTTCCCCGGGCGGTGACACCGGGACTTCCGCGGGCAGCTGTCGGCTGGAGCGAGGGACTGGGGTCTGAAGGTGAAGATACAGTAATAACTGACCATATATGAACCGTTGCGTCTCTGGAGGTTCCCAGCGTATCCGTTAAATGGAGGCTGTGACGTCGCATCGGTCACCCATAGGCTAGAACGATATCCATTTTACATATTCATCATTAACCGAGTTGTGAGAGTTCGTGACCTGTATGATAAATGGGCACCGTTATAGACTATATGTGATGCCATCCGTCACAGCCTCCGCTTATTGTATATGTTGCGAGATATATGTTAAAACAGAGGCTAtaacacagtgtgaacagggctgtaAACTGCAGCTCCGCTCCAATAAGGCTCCGCGATGATCCAGCTCCGCTATTGAAGCCTTTCTCCTCATAAGATTCTGCCGGGGGTGGGAAGGGAAGTAGAGCATGTTATATACGAGGGTTATTACAGAAAGGGGAGGAGCCTGAGCCGTGGGAATACTTGAGTCATGCATGTGACACCCGGCGCTCTATAAGCCGCTGTAACTAGCACGGCCGACCAATGAGAAGACATTACAGTAGTGCAGCGGCCGGCAGTAAAGCGAGGAGGTGAGGTTGGTCTTCTGGAGCTTTTCTTTAATTTCTTGTTCTTTCTGGTGCAGATCTACGGCGTGCAGGACCcgcaggacattgtgctgggaggaGACATGCCCATCAGCTCCATTCAAGCCACCATCGCCAAGCTGAGCATTAAACCCTGCTCTGGCAGCCCGGAAAGCAGCAACCACTACCAGCCGCCGCCGGACCCGAGCGAGCAGGCGCCACATGAGACGGTACCGACAGCGCCTCCCCCGACCGCCGCTCAGCCAGATCTTCCATCTTCACTCCTAGAGCCACAGACCGCCCCGAGCCCGTCCACCACCAACGGTACCAGCGAAGCCCCGGCAGAAACCGCCAACAGTCATGACCCGACGCCCGCACCCGAGCCTTCCTCTGCTTCTCCCGCACCATCATCCTCCTCCCTGAACCTGCTGGCTTCTCTGACCCCCGAGACCTTCAACCTGGACAGCGCCCAGCGAGGGAAGCAGAAGATGAACAAGCAGAGCTTCCTCCAGCCCCAGAACGGGAGCGGCCTGGCACGAGGCGGCAAATCTGGCGACGATCCCCTCAATATGCTGGACCCGCTGTGGACCCTGAATAAAACCTAAGACTCTGCAGATCTGATCCGACTTATCCGAGAATCTGGAGACCGGTCTTCTGAGGACAAGAACACCCACCGTCCTGGGGAACGTGACCTCAGGGACATGCTGGTGTTAGGAGACCACGATCATCATCCCGGAGATTTCCAGCACTTCCCGGACCCCACAAATCTAACCCATCACATCGAAAAGCCTTAACGTGACACTAAACTGAGCTGGGAAGACATTAGGGACGTGGTCCCATAGGAGCTCGACTTCCCTGGTGTCCCCCATAAGGTAGGGACCAGTGACGCTGCCTTACGTTTTAAGGGATCAGACTTTTGGTCAAACTCCGTCTTGTCAGTTCACGTCTCTGTCTGTGATTCCCGGATCTTCTGCTGGTGACGCCTCTGACTGGACTGACGGAGTCTCCGTAAAACCAGGCGCAGTGTGTTATGGAACGAGCGCCATTATAACTGAGGATACAGGCGGAGGAGCAATGTATCGCCTGCACTGCAGAGGGACCCATCTGTAAATGTTCAGACTCGTGGTGTGGGGGAGGGCAGTTAGGCAGCGGACTGAGGGCACCAGTCTGGACTCCCATCAGGGGGAGGGGCTGCAGTGATCGCCGTCTGTGGCCGCCCCGTTGTCTGACGCTCCTCACTCTTGGGGTTCGTACATTTATTATTCACCTTTTGCTGCCTTCAGTTTtcgcagcaaaaaaaatcaacaaattttGCATTAAACTTGTAGAAATTAAATTCCCAGAGTGCAGTAACATTGCGACCATGGTAACGGAGGTGTGGCCTCTGGTCATCCGCGTCCCTGGCCGTCCGTGACAACTGGGATGTGGAAGACCGGAGTCCAGGGCGGCacaactgaccccccccccccaccctggaGACATGGTCGTAAAGCGAGACCTGGCCGGAGATGTCATCAGGATGTGAAATAATCCGCAGCGTGAAGTCGTGAGAACGGCGGTCTCTGCTTTTCCGTGcaatgtgagggggggggggacacgtcCTGGGCGTTCGTTGTGTCGGCGGGGGCCGGAGGCCGCGCGTTACCTGCACAGATCTCATCTATAGTCTCATTACCAAAGAAGGTTTCATGAGAGCGGCTCGTGCAGGAGAATTCCTTGCAGGGAGTGTAGGGCACGATGGAGGTTGTAGTACGTAATGCTGAGAGGTTGAATTCTGCTGACAGTGATCTTAAGTCTATGGCCGGGTGACGGCGTTCGTTCAGTCTaatataaataaagtttaattcttgtataatgaaaatgtataaatgaaaggtgagatctgattggttgctataagtAACCTCCACTTTTGCCTTGCACAAGTTTTATTACATCTCCCTCTTTGTGTTTCAATGCTGCACCATTTCCAAGAtcgctgcttgctgtcagtgaatgagaaaacACATTTACATTCAGAGGCCGAACAGCCGTCCAGATCTAGTCCTGCCCACGTGGGTCTGTTACAATGAATCCATGTAGGTCATTGCGATCGTCCAGGGGAGGGATTT is from Rhinoderma darwinii isolate aRhiDar2 chromosome 5, aRhiDar2.hap1, whole genome shotgun sequence and encodes:
- the PTPN23 gene encoding tyrosine-protein phosphatase non-receptor type 23, with amino-acid sequence MEAVPRMPMIWLDLKEAGEFGFNQAVKQFVLKNYSENPENYNEELKKLEQLRQGAVNVPRDFEGCSVLRKYFGQLHYLQSRIPMGVEQEASVPITWTEIFSGKSVTHADIKYEQACVLYNLGALHSMLGAMDKRVSEEGMKISCTHFQCAAGAFSYLRDHFAHSYSVDMSHQILNLNINLMLGQAQECLLEKSMLDNRKSFLVARISAQVVDYYKEACRALENSDTASLLGKIQKDWKKLVQMKIYYFASIAHLHMGKQAEEQQKYGEQVAYLQSAFDKLNEAIKQSKGQPTTVQEALRFTMDVIGGKFNSAKKDNDFIYHESVPALDTLQAVKGAPLVKALPVNPTDPAVTGPDIFSKLVPMAAHEASSLYSEEKAKLLREVMAKIDAKIEVLDQFTDSLQLDPDTVDNLDIYSHIPPVLMEKCAALSVRPDTVKSLVQSMQALSGVFTDVEASLKDIKAVLDEEEKEEKKLQDEVGKANVPPSSSPAVAEVSKEWTKYMEVHEKASFTNTELHKAMNLHISNLRLLSGPLDLLQQALPAPSLTEEDKSVLQNLKRILGKVQEMRDQRLTLEQQLRDAIQRDDITTSLVTTDRSEMKKLFGEQLKKYDQLKVYIDQNLSAQENILKALTDANVKYAPIRKVLAESEQKWSHTVQTLITSYEAYEDLMKKCQEGRDFYADLEGKVGKLLEKARAAYEASQAGRLQILEREMKKKPPPRPTAPKPALEKKVSDLDLENVPASDLADLHPFSSLFLCDLPEELRSLPPEALVAHFDRLTADAMGVFPVDPAYSGIRMPGTDAYRAGRMATAPMPDPLAVPYSRAPFNALPGQMPHMAAGAVPGRAFPPFSYGNVPPVSSGTAGPPQLMHPSIRQPSGHVPSSSPNVYSAGGGPTVQPSPASAPMAPGYMRTSPQHMPLPAPGAAPNPFQPHSAVGFGMGQAASTSVVSGPMNQCVSSPNPTLANNMRPPATHGIRPATTTVDSIQGPISSYAAPRMPGQVPTGTQLNNQPLPPCRPQGGYMGAHVHPAMGQSHHFHYSQGAIPNYVQPPPHLPHGQPNQMFHMPGQHQPRMDVPPQLHPGQSPYATPVQHQFTPQMRAPLHPQQPAIYQQGQAARMPLVNPVMPQQQYPQFAVQPQHPAVPPPHLMPQRYPLSHQDKQVQQPIHTTFPGAIPRAAPQPVQTVPLPMSQPSQILPHSAVPGMHNVPPGSTSQVSSAMPFVPPARHPIPPNSIVSSVPPGPQMPMGAPQAPPLAHHVQPPGSPALSQLPGGAIVSGAPAIPSPVPSPQPSLVVQPPAVLPSTASTSTAPRPPPSLTPGASQTSTEPGFHRQGSTTDDLLSSSPESQHGGSKTSVGQPLLQPTKADSKDGLKPKGIQLIENDPYEKPEHVMRLLSELDRFRLVVAALDKPVPGAATQLDSMWKEFQDAQEKEARNLSIAIARCYTMKNRHQDIMPFDKNRIVLQSGKDDYINASKIEDLSPYCPTIIVTQAPLAGTASDFWLMIYEQKVSLIVMLVSDLEIQKQKVVRYFPTERGQPVLHGHITLTLTSHKVADTHVERVMSLQYKDQSLKRSIIHLQFTSWPELGLPDSKGNLLWFIQDVHKHYLHHRPLHMPIVVHCSSGVGRTGAFCLLYAAVQEVEAGNGIPELAELVKKMRQQRKHMLHEKIHLKFCYEAVLKHAEQVLQRHGFYTPSSSKTQPSAAQKIYGVQDPQDIVLGGDMPISSIQATIAKLSIKPCSGSPESSNHYQPPPDPSEQAPHETVPTAPPPTAAQPDLPSSLLEPQTAPSPSTTNGTSEAPAETANSHDPTPAPEPSSASPAPSSSSLNLLASLTPETFNLDSAQRGKQKMNKQSFLQPQNGSGLARGGKSGDDPLNMLDPLWTLNKT